The Rissa tridactyla isolate bRisTri1 chromosome 1, bRisTri1.patW.cur.20221130, whole genome shotgun sequence DNA segment CTAAATAACTCAACTACTAAGTGTTTCATCCATCTCCCTTTGTTATTTGGTGGTAGGAGAACCAGCCCTGAGGCACCAGCAATTATCCTTTTAGTGGCATTTCAATGGCAATATTCCCAGCTGCCAGAAGctctaataaataaaatgaaaatacatactgCTAAATTAGAACACACAACTATaaacaacatttttctcttcactgGCCAAGTAAATAGCTTTTGAGAGGAGCTACTCTGCTGATTGTTATCCAGTCAGAAAAGaatcagctgcttttcttctatttcagaAGTAATCTCAGAGTTTTGGTTTTCAGACAAGCACATCTCACAACTCAGCTAGGTTTGTTAATGCAATGCATGGTTCTTTCAAGCTCTGAATATTCTTGAGGAGAAAGGATTTCCTCTTACCTTTTCCTATGTGTCTCCGTGTGTTTTCTATAGTAGAGTTGCGGTTTACATTTGAGAGCAGTCCCAGGCAGAACCTGTTTTTGTTATTTGAGGGATCCGTAAATCCATCTATAAGGATACTTCGAGAGGAAGCCTGGAAAGTTTCCCCTACACGGTTGTTGAGTTCATAGTAGGCAACTGAGCACCAGTGTTGGGGTTCCTCATAGCAAACAGGCCGAAAGTCtgtaggaaataaaattaatcagatGCTCAGGtctcagtaatattttttaaacagtcaTTCTccgttttctttcctctctccctcacaaTCCCACCCCACCCGGCTCTTCATCTAAACAGTCACATATGTCATGCTTTATCTTAACAGCAGCTTCTGTTCCTTCTTAATTTTATGACTGAAGCCCCAGACATGCAAAGGGCTGGTACACCAGCTTAACTCTAAGCCTCTGAGGAGTCCCACTTGTTCTTAAAAGTGATAACTCCCTGCATTAAATTAAGCACATGCTGACAttccttgctgaactggggcccAATCTCTGCACTGAAAATAGCAAGGGATACATCTGCTCTGCACACCAGCAGGAGCTAGGGATGACAGACGGGCTCAAAGACAGTCAAAACTGAGCCAAGACTTCAGCCTAATACCAAACTCTGAAGTTCAAAAGTAATCAATCACTCCCCCCAATTTTTTGCATGCTTTGGGGCTTTCTGCTTCCATGTGGGACTGTAAGCAGAAATGTCAGCAAGGTCATTTCTTTTGGATCTACCCCTGCCCAGGTTTTCTAACtcagagacagagaaagactCAAAAATGTAACAGAATCTCTGAGTCTGGTTTGTCCTAGAGGAATTAGTGGGAAACCTTATCCTGCCTGCCCACCACAGGCATGTGAGACCTCCTGCCCCCAGAGCACCTCTGTGTGTAACCTCTAATAAACTGCCAACTAATATTCACTAGGGCAGTGACCACAGATGGTAAACTATGGTAAAGAGATTAAAACATGCcaacaatttatttaaaagtattgGTTATTATTTAGTTATTATCTAGTTATTATCTGGCCATTCTGTGTACCCATCTGTAATTAGCACTATCACTCTCATCTTCCTTCTGCTCCAGTTCTGTGATACACACGTGTTCCTCACTGTTTCAGAAGgctggcattatttttttaatgtgcatgtGTGGACTACAATATGCTGGACTAAAAGAGCAATGATGatttttcctttgcagcagcaggaagcCAAAGGAAAACCCAGCAGAGGAACTCCATTTCCccttgctgctctgcagcaaTGGGCTTTGAATGGTGGAGGCATCACCTACCACTACCAGTCTGGAGGTAGCAGAGACCATCCCAGAGCCGCCTTCTCTGACCTCCCATGCCCTCTCCCACTAAAGCATTCTTATATGAGGACAAAAAGTTTGGCCTTCGGTAAAAATCTCTTTGTACTTCACTAGAACATGTCCTCTTCTAGCCAGCCAGTAATGTAACATTAATACAAAGATGGCAGTAAAAAAGGTCCCAACCACAAGGCTTTAAAGTACTTGAAACCCAGAACCTGAAGGTGATAAAGAAATCAGTTCTGATATTGGTAGTGCTCTTGTGTGTTATATTGCCTCACCATCCTTGATTTGATAACTTTGTCTTTACAACGTAGATAACAGTGTTTGCTTTCATTAACAGCTTTCTAACTGTAATAGTCCATGGATGCAAATAAGGTCTAAACTCTGTAACTTCAAACATAATTCACTGAATTCTTAAATCAACCTATTCTGCTAGCTAATGGATGGGTCTAGTACACAGCCTTACTGCAAAACTGTCTGAAACCTATTATTACAGATCACTGAAGAGttcaaataacaatttttttGCTTAACAGGTTTTCTTTGAAGAATAGTACAAATGGTTATTTACTTTCAGCTTCTCCATCGGCAGATTTACCTCCATTGGGCAAAGACAGCACTAGTTGACTTTCAGCTAATGCATCCATTGACCGCCCATTGTGGGTTCCTGGAGGTTCTCTTGCATGGTAAGGCGGCGGTGGAGTTTCCACTattagaaagaaggaaagaaagaaagaaaagaaaagacaagacaccTAAATCAATACGTTGGTAAATTCTCCCCAGCTTTTCCTGGTGAATACTTAACATTTCTTCAGCATGTTGTTTAGCTAGAGACGGGCTGGAAACAGAACACAAATCTGAACCTTACCTCCTTTCAGTCTCCAGATTAAGACCATTACATGTTCATAGAGGACAGGAAGGAAGGGCTGTCATGTTGGACATGCTGCACTTGAGAGAGAGGGACAGTCACAACAGCGCCTCGGGCCTAGACCGGTGTCCAGTCCAGCTCTCTGTTAACACCAGCTGTTACCCAAGAAAGTAACACAGTCTGATCCTTCAGTTCCCGACTTCTCTCACAAATTTAAAACTTGAAGAAGATGATTTAAGAGCAGAAGCTAACTTTAACTGATCCTCTGGGAGAAAGCTCTCTTTCTTCACAGGCTACAAAAAAGCCCATGGAAACCCTTTACGCTCTAAAATCAGACTTGGCAGAACTCCCTTCAGATTTGTCCTTTTTACCTCTGTCCTACAAGGGAAGGCTGTCCCTCTTCTGGTTTGGTCAGTCTCCCATCAAAGAGCAATGGATGGGATGAAAAAACCTGGAGAAAACGTATCAACTCACAACCTGTCCAGCTCCTGATTTGTTTCATTTATGGCATAGTAAGCTAGAAAACAGAAGGTGACTCTACAGTGGGGATTCTCAAGAAAGACAGGAGGCTTtagaaacccaaagaaaaaaagcaacttcaTTTTTGTGTTAGAAAATGTTGACATTCACTGCATAAGCACTAAAAGCATGTAGGTTTATTCATTTGAACAGAAACTCAGTGGGCTTATGTGTAAATTATAGCCATATACAAGCTTGCAGGACTAAGGATCTCTTTAAGAAGATCAGAGTTTAACTTGGTTACAGGTTGAAATTTCCTCTTGTGTCTGGGGTCTGTTGGCTGCCCCTCAAAACAGAGCAACTTCACCCAGAGTGGATAAATGTGGACTATCTCATAAGACAACCATTGAATCTTCCAAGTTAAGTACTGCACAAGAATATTACTCTATTTAAGCATTGTTCAGGATTTAGGAATTTCATACGCTATATGATATTTCTAACATACAGATGGCATAACCCTCCCACAGAAAATGCAACAAGTAGAATAGTAAAACAAAAtcaaggaagaacagaagagaataCAGGTTGCAGAAAGGAATATAATGCGGTTATACAGGTATTTTTGATGTCTACACCAAAGCTAGTCACCATGAGCTCTCCTTCTACCCACTAAAGAAAATCGGGCACCTGCAGACATGGTGCATCGCAGCTACTTTAGACATATACCTTCAGATGCAATGGATCTTGTTCTAggagtgcctgtttctctccactgattaCAGAGAGATTATAGACAATTGCATGAGATGTAGAAATTTGCATTGTTGACACCTATATTTGGTCACACCAATCCCACTCAAGGTTCTTGATGTAACTCCAGTTTGCTTTAGATAGTCTTCCATCCCTGATTGTTACACAGGCAAATTATGCTTATCAGCATGCTGTGTACTGTGACATACTGAAGCTCAGGTTGAGCCACTTCCATTTTTAAGTAGCTTTGCAAGGTCCCAAGTTCAGTTAAATGCACGAGTCAGAGTCATTAAATAGTTGGAATGGGCCTGATTTACCTGTCAGGACCAGCTCCACTGAATCCAGCTTGGTTAcacagaggtgaaagaaaaagatgtgagaAGACAAACAAGTCCTACTAGTTGCTGAAATTTTTCCATGTTGCTAAATATGATTTAATCTGAAGTATAGATCTAGAGAAGAAATGAATGAAGGTCCATTCAATGaatggagagggaaggaaaaacatcACACTCTGTTGAAAATGTCCATCTTAAAAGGAAGTTCAAATACTACAAatactttgtaaaaataaatatctttcttgCACTTAAAATAGGCATATCATTAAGGACAAAACTTTAAATGCTTTGTAGGTGAGACATTAAAACTTAAGCCACCTGAATTCATCTTTGTGAAAAATTTGTTATCATTGAAGCTATTTGAGAGTTACAACAAAATGCAGAAGTGAATCTGAACCATGTTTTGGTATTAAAGCTAGCTGTCAGCTGTGATGCATGACACCTTCTTGGCATATTTAACAGCCAAAGCATAGTAAAATTCTCAGGCAATTAGAGCAGTACTAAGTAAGGAGCTCACAACGCAAACAATCTGGCTGACAATAACCCTGCCAACCTCAGAACTGTGGAGCTTATGAAACATGTTCCAAAGTCATAGGAATTTGCCTGTTGGCTTCACCAAGTGTTGGGCCAGGTTGTCAACcaccttaaaaattaaatttaaattaatttaaattaaaaattaaaaaatatttctgtgtaccAATTTCCCCATTTATCCGTTCTCTCTCTTGATGGAGTTTCTAAAGGTCCCTACCCGGACCATCTCTATTAGAAGTGCCTAATTTAGGTATTGCAAGTGCTCTTTTTCGTGGATTGTATCAGAAGCTTGGATGGGCAGCTTTAGGCAGAAGGTGGCCTGGTACACTTGCTCCTCTCCTTAATTTTCCCCTTACAGCAATCATGAAATCTGATACAGGTACTTCTAAGAGTAGGATGACTACAATTCTTAGTCCACTGAGCATCTGTCAGAATAACTGGGAGACAATACCAAGAGGCAGTCACAAGAAGTCACGTTCCAAATCCATCCTGTCCAACATTTCAATCTGTAGCTACAGCCTGAGGGGAGCACACAGAATTGGCACGTGACCCCTGCCCCTGGCCAGAACCTCGACTGCCTCGGTCAGGATGTCTGAAAGCTCGTTCTTACCTGTGAGCTGATACGGACTTCCTGGTCCAGAAGAGCTTCCTGGTGAGTTGGGGTAGCTGATGCTGTTAGGCGACTGGGAGAACATGTGGCTGGGTGATGATGGAAAAGGGGTGCATGGAGGATGCTGGAAAGAATCAGGATAGGTGGCATTGTGCGGCATCAGCGGCTCGCTGTGCAGAGAAGTGTTTCGAAACTTGGCAAGGAGGCTGAGGTGAGGGTTAAACTCGCTGTGTCTTGGAACGAGTACTGGAGGtaggactgaaaataaaaacaagaacagaaaaaatctGGTTAAAACTGCACTCTTGAAAGTATATCTCTGTGTAAGTTAAAAAGAGGCATATTCCCTGCTGCCCAAATATTGCTGTCTATATACAAGACATTGAAGGGCAACAAACTTGTCCAAAAACAAGAATCAGAAGCTGATTCTTGGACCCTTTTTTTGCCCAGATTTGCAGCCAGCTGCAGCAATTCCATATGCAAAATACGGACTCATTCCTGACTTGAGCAAGAAACCATAAAATTCACAAGTACGGCGTGTGCACACTTCCCTCTTACAGCAATGCAAGTTCTCTCCAAATTAcctgtcctttccttcctgaAAGACTGAGTGTCAGTAGTTAGTTAAATACTATCACCAGGATTTGCCAAAAACACAGCCAAGTTTAATAACAATTAATAGCGTTCCACAATTCACTGCATATTTTACTACCAGCATTTTACAGATGGGCAAAAGGAAGCACAGACAAGAAGCTAGACACCAGATTTAAAAGGTTTTCAGGTACTTGAAAAGGCTGCCAGCCAGACAGTGGGatctttaaaaggaaatgtaaatggcaaTTCAAATATTGCAGCAATATTAATTTAGCTCTTGCAATACAGTTAGAAAAGATCTAGCATGAGGAGGCAAATGTCAATGGTTGGTAGTTAAGACATGAAAAACGCTGGTCAGAAAACTGAAATCCAAATTAATCCATGTAAAAAATGGTCTAATAGAAGACATTGCCTCTCTTCACAAACTCTCTTCAGTTACATCTCATACTGTTGGTGCTGTAGCAGCATTGCTGCATTGAGAAACCTGAAGTTGACCCAAATTATTGTGCATTCTGACATATCAGGAGTAAGAGCAGAACTGGCATCACACCACTTCAGAAAACCCAACTAGTGAGTCACCTATGAAGATGCAGCCCCTAGGCTGGAATAGAAGGCAGTTTGCTAAATAGTTCTGCATATGGGAGTTCAACTTGAGGTTTTAACTGGGTCCCCCATAGTCCTTGTGGGGGGAGCAGCACCTACAGTGGGTGACTCACGTACCCCAAGATTTCTCTATTATTCACTAGCTCATGTAGTGTCTAATTGTCTTAGTTAAGGCCTTAAACACAAGTAGGGGGGAATGAATCCCCAGTTGCTGTCATGCAGATCTAGAAGCCACCAGAGAAGATAAGAGGGCAATTCGTGTATATGTGACAAGGATGAATTGTCCAGGAACAGTTCAGCAGGCTTGTATTGATTGACCCAGTGTCCAGAGTTCCTCTGGCCTAAAACCCAGCAGCGTGTAATCTTTCAGTCTATCCTTACTAGTTTACGGAAACAAATAGCAGTGTGCCCTCTTGGTTATAAATGCTGACAGGAATATATGGTTTGAACGTGTTTTAACATATTGTTTAGACCCAAAAAGCTCTGTCTATGTAAGGCCAATTCTTTTTAGGTAGGTGAGCTAACACCTTTTAATTACAGTGAACTCTCATTTATCCAGCATAATGAAAGAGTGGAATAATTGCTATAAAGCAAATAATATAGAGATAATGCAAAACATGTGCATGAGAAGAGGCTGTAGGAACGCGCTCattggagtgcaccctcagtgcaCTCAATTGCTCAGAGACCTGCGGCAGTCCAAGCTGGAGGGGGAGGACCAGTGTCTGGTACCAATGGCAGGCTTACAGCTTCTTGACCAGTGGCAGGCTTACAGCTTCTTGCTTGATGCAGCACTATGCTGCACCCAGAGCAGGGTAAACCACACTCCTGCCCACCCACTGCCATATACCATTTGGGAATTTGCCAGTCACCCATGAACTGAAGAACTCAGCcctaaaaacatacaaaagactGGGCTGATGACAGGGGGTTCACTGCAGAAGTTATCTTCTTGCTTGCCCAGAAAGACAGGCACTGAGGTACCTGTTAAGAGACTATACATAGACCCTTCTCTGGCCCAACACATTTCTAGTTAGCTTCTGACCAGCACAAGGATGGTGCTCTGGAgactaccttttttctttctgcctctgatATGACCCTGTCTGCGGGTTGAAGGTTTTGCTGCCACCCTCTTAAGTCCTTTAGTAGAGATATTTCTGCTTCTTAACTGCTTCTTTAGTTTTTTGGGTTTCATGGACTCCCCAGGTAGGACTCATACaggcaatcatagaatcacagaatcatagaatcacagggttggaagggacctctggggatcatctagtccaacccccctgccagagcagggtaacctagagcaggttgcacaagaatgcgtccaggtgggttttgaatgtctccagagatggaggtatTCACATCTGAGATGCACTGCCCAGTCCCCCATGGGTTTCTTCATAgccagtggagagaaacagactCTTTTAGCGCTCAGTTCATCTGCTCTGTGTTGGGACAAGGCCAGTACCACCACTGCAGATGTGGTTTTGGTGAGCTGGATCCCTCCCATCCCATGCCCCTGTGGGCAGCTCCAGcctgtgagctgctgctgcttctggggtTTTCCTCTGATGCTCCATGAAGCTGGTATGATGCTTGCCaggtctgctgctgctcagccagctCTGACCAGCAGCCCTAGAAAACAGGGAACTGGTGATCCCTTTGCACCCATCAGAGGTGCTGAGCAAGGGACAGCTGTGCCACAGCAATGGGAGGTGGGCACCTTGCTGCGGGTACCACTGCTAAGGAAGCGGCTTTCTTCAGCCCGGTGAGAACTCAACACAACTCCTTCTCTAAATGAAAGCTGAGAATCTGGATGTGTGAACAGCACTTGCCAGGAAAAGCCTTTGACTCGCCCTGAGTGAGTCAGCAAGAGGAATTTTCAAGCCTTGAACTCCTTCCCAGCTCTGACCAGGGtacttttaatttctgctctgctgcagtttttGCCACCTCACTCAATCTTTCCACTGACTGCTCTGTGGCTGCCTAGAGGGCTAAAGCCTCTGTGGTGGTGAGGAATCCAGAGATTTGCTTGTTTGTGGCTAAACATTCCCCCGAGGGCCTTGTTCTCCTTGCTCTTTTGGTAACAGATGTCACTCTCCAGGGCACAACAACTCTGAAGGAAGTGTGACCAGAGGCATGAAACTGAGTGACTGAGGGCATTGGGACCTTTCTGTCCCCATAATCTACCTCTGTTGTCTCCACTCAGTGGAGTCCTTATCTTCTACCTGCTGTTCTCCACAGAGAGCCAGGGGTAGATCCTTTCTTCTACACATGCCCAAGTGTTGATCTTTGTTCAACTAAAGACAAATATGGTCATGTCTGAAGTCCTGCCACTGCCTCTTCTGCAGTAGgctttttcctgttccctttaaCTGCAACAGTTCTTGCTGGAAACCTGGTTGTGACCAGACCCTGTAACTTCAGGTGCTAGCAAGCAAACTATCAGCCTCACAGTTTAATTCCAGGTACAACATCCACCCTGTGATTTCTCACACATCAGCCCATCTTTGCAGAGTTTACTACCTTTGGAGACCTACCCTCCAGTGAGATCCATCTGTTCCCTACGCCCATGACCACAAATACCAAACACAGGCCCAACAGTGAGATCATCGGTTGGTCTTCCAACTGGGAGGCTATCACATCTTAGTCCCACTCGGGCTTGATGAAAGCAATCAGTCTAAGTCAAAAGTTCATTTAGGCTCCTGCTCTCTACATGGTGCATGCTAGAATTTACACTATCTACACATGAATGATCTTTTATAGAAAGCATATGGTAAATGTTTAGGCAGctattatatttttctgaaactgCAGCTTCTCCTGACAACAAACCATTCAGACATTTGACCAGCTCTTCCAGGCAAAACAACAAAGGGGGAAGCAGAACCTAATCACCATACCTATCTCCTTTAGCCTAGGTGGCCTAACCCCTCTCTGCAGTGGGATGTTGCACAAATAAAGGAAATATatgctgcttttttaataaatGGCACCTGTTGCTCAGCAGACCTGAGAAGAATTCTGCTGGGGACACTGGTAGCAACAATAAAAGCTATGCATAATCTGTGCAGTATTG contains these protein-coding regions:
- the SMAD9 gene encoding mothers against decapentaplegic homolog 9 isoform X3 — its product is MHSSTPISSLFSFTSPAVKRLLGWKQGDEEEKWAEKAVDSLVKKLKKKKGAMEELERALSCPGQPSKCVTIPRSLDGRLQVSHRKGLPHVIYCRVWRWPDLQSHHELKPLECCEFPFGSKQKEVCINPYHYRRVETPVLPPVLVPRHSEFNPHLSLLAKFRNTSLHSEPLMPHNATYPDSFQHPPCTPFPSSPSHMFSQSPNSISYPNSPGSSSGPGSPYQLTVETPPPPYHAREPPGTHNGRSMDALAESQLVLSLPNGGKSADGEAENFRPVCYEEPQHWCSVAYYELNNRVGETFQASSRSILIDGFTDPSNNKNRFCLGLLSNVNRNSTIENTRRHIGKESCMDSSKVSQDLCVFSPFPFIHLPEKGKESQVK